The Aspergillus nidulans FGSC A4 chromosome VIII genome contains the following window.
attTGGCGGGCGGAAACTCAACTTATGTTCAGAGGTCCGAGCTTGCAAATGAAGCTTCTGGTGGAAACACCGCCCCTTGGCTAATATGTAGTGCTAGTAGATCAACTAGCTTTGAAGGCTAGCACATTGAAACACTCGCATGTCAATTTATTAAGGGCAGAACTGCAGGTAAAGAATCACGTTCATCCCGTCGCCAAAAGCAGACTTAAAAACTGATTATGTGTATAGTTTGTTAACAGAGATAAACCTGGAGAACACCGAATTGTAACGCCCCCATATGCCTTCCAAGTCGATTACAGTAAAAATCCAAGATGCCATCCTCCTTACTCAAGCGATTTGCAGAATGAGTCACTCCAGGAGTGGGTATCTATACACACAAAGATAGTGCGACGATCGCACTGTGCATTGGGACCATGGCCTCGAAGGAAGCAAGGATGCATCTTGCATCTTAGTCCACATCCTTCGTGAGTGCTTTCCTCTCAGTTGAGTTACGCGGCgactcatcctcatcatcagacCATTTGTCGCCATCTTCACCGACGGCGAAGATCGTCTCACCATCCAGTGACTCCCGAGTCCGAGCGGCAGAGGGAACTGGTTTAGGCGGAACTGGCGACAAGTCACGACGCGGCTCAGAAGCGGAGTGTTCATCAAGTCCACCGAgggcgtcttcttcgtccaaaGCTCCATTGAAAGAACGAATCTCAAACCCGTCATCGTCTTGAGCAAGCTAAAGTCATGTTAGCGGCAATGCCACTTTCGTCTGTCTTCGGTGACTCACCTCATCACTCATTGCGAATCGCCGATTATTGGCAGTGGGTCGCCACAGATAGGCGATGAATGCCAAATCGGCAAGATAAACAATGCTCAGCCATCCATCCAACACAAACCATCGGTTCTTCCAATGCTCAGGCAGGAAGTCCTCTTCACTGCGGCTTGCGAAGGCAAGCGCATTAATGAAAATGAAGCCAAAGAGCACTATAATGCTACCCAATAGACAGTACCATAGCTTCTTGTACATCATGGCCTTCGTCTTTTGCTTTCGGTCAATAAGGTCTTTCATTGTCGCATTCAATGAGCTCAGAGTCCACACATAAAATGCAGTCAATGTAGCCGCGAGAGGAAGCTCAATGAACAGTATCAAAATGCCTGCCGCTTCCGGTGTAATAGACAAGCTCGCAATGGCATAAATCACGGCGAAAACGAAATGAGTGATGGCAAGGATCCGAACATATACCATAGTTCGACCCAAGGATGGCTTGACCACACCGTAACCCATGCAGACtatgagaagaaggaagaatgagaaggaggttCTCATGGCATTGAGTACAGCGACAATAACCATCAGCACTTTTGCTCCGATGTTCAATCCATGTCGGTTCTGATAGTCTGGCTGCTGTTagttctgcttctgctgaaGTCCGAGCAACATACCATAGAAACCCCAGGTCATCAACTGCTCCAGGATCAAAAAGACTAGTATAGCGGTGATATAGTTTTGCACGGGTACTGGAGATCGTAagcagccgaagaggaaCCGTGCGAAGAAACATACAGATGTCGTGACGGTTTTGAACATATAAGAACGCCCAGTAGCTATACGATGTCAGTCTTATACGTACAATGGACTGGGAAAACGAACAGGCCAATCACTGCGTAAACAATCGTCAACCCTCCGTAGAAGGGCAATTTCGCAATTTGTGCCGCTGGAAGCTCGCCGTATGAGTTTCTAAATTCTACTACTCCCTTGTAATCCTCAGCAGAAAACCCATATGTGCTCACGCAATAGTACCCTGTCTTCTTGATGGGGTAATTGACGGCTTCTGGGTTCTTTAGGTGTACTGCTTGCGAGATTATGCGGGACTGCGCGGCCTCGGTGGCGTTCGcagcgaggaggaaagaGCCAAGTTGGGCTGCAGTACATAACTCGGCTTGCACGCTAGCTTCGTCGCAAATGAGCGATGGGGGTTCCTGGACGGTCTAAATGAGCACTCTTCTGGTCCACCAAGTAGAATCACGGTATACCTCGGGATCGTCGGATGCACGTCTTCCAATCAAATGTCCATCGGCCCATTCGAATATCGCCAGACTGACAAGAGGGTCTCTATCGTCGGAGGGAGAAGACTTCGCGAACTTAGTCAAGATGAAGGGGTCGACACTTCCTCCCCACGCCTTGCGGCTATACATGCCCGAACATTGCAACCGATGAGAGAGATCCGGCCCCTGCGATGAAAGATTAGATTGCTGTCGAGAGCTCTAACAGTCGATGCCGTACCAATTCTGCTTCATTTGCGACAGCTGTCCCTGCCAACAAGGCAGACAAACCAAGTGTCCGAATCCAGCTTCTCATTGTGACTTAACTTGGAGCTAAGGCGCGGCTCCCTGGTTGAGCAGAAAGGAACTAGGTCGGAGGTATTGGTCATACACAAATATGAAAATAAATCGAATGGTAAAGATGACGGTTTCAGGCTACATGTAAGGCTTCTGAGATAAGCCAGCAGCCGTCTGCGGGTAGAATGGAATGGTGGCAGTACAGTACTTCGTCCACGGTAGCTTTATTATTTACGCCAATGATCACCGGCCAGGACAGCCCCCGACTCTCAAGTATTGAATGAGATCACGTGAAAATCCCACCTTTCTGGGCACTTTTTCATGGCCGCTGCCACCCCTCGCATATTTTTTGCTACAAGCCCACGTTCagcgaaaagaaaaaagccCAAAGATGCCGGGGAAACAATTGTCCAATTCCTGTGTGGACTGTCGAAATGCGGACTCTGTTCTGACGATCCGGGGCCGTTCTCTGTGCAAGTAGGTATACTTTCTAAGTCTTGACTGCTGCCTTTCTTTCTTGTACCCAACATAGAGACTGCTATATAAAATTCGTTGGGTATAAAGTCTTCAAGCGCATGGAAAAGTATCGTCTCCGGAGAGATCTACCAAGGAGCGGGCCGTGTCCGGTTCTCCTTCCTTTGTCTTACGGCCTGTCCTCATCGGTCCTTTTGCACATGGTTCATGGACAAGTTGAGAGGCTGCTCACGAAGCCACACCCACCACCAGGTTTCGAGCTTCATGTCCTTATAGTAGAACCATCAAGTATCTCTCCGTCGAATCCGTCACATCGCGGGGCTTTCCAGttgcttcagcagcaattcCCTCACGCCTCGTTCACCCAGCTGCCTCTACACAGCGTTTTCGATTATGTTTCGGGTTTGAACGACATTCTTGCCGAATATGTTGGCCCAGCGTTTGTGGATGATACTTCACTGCCTTCCAAAGAGCGCCTTGATGCTTTCCGTGCTTCTATCACGTCAGCCACCTccgctgctgatgttgactCTGTCCTGCTGAACAGGCTTATCATCGCTTTCGCTAGGAGCCTTGGTTGCCTTGGAATAATATGGGGAGACTCTGACGACCGGCTTGCTGCAAAGACATTGGCGAATGTTTCCAAGGGGCGCGGCTCTTCGTTGACTTGGCAGGTGTCTGACGGAACATCTCCATTTGGCTTAGAATTCAGTTTTCCGCTCCGAGATCTGTTTACTGCGGAATTGCAGAGTTACGCTAATTTCTTCCCCGAACTTCTCAACATCATAATCCCAGATGGCCCTCTCTCCGACAATATCCTGACCAAGAACCTATCCATCGACCAATTGATGATGCGTTACGTTTCATCTCAGGGAGCGAAATACCCTGGTGTCATGTCTAATGTGACAAGGACCGTGAATAAACTTGAATCATCCCGAATGATTACGGACGGATTGAGATGTGCTCTTTGTGACACTTTCATCTGCAATCCTGAAGGTCGGCAGACCATGGATCTTGAGGAACGCCCAACGAACCATTTCTGCTACGCCTGTGAACGATCCCGCCCTGGGCTAAGCTGAAAGGTGACACCATAACTTGGGTGAAACAACTAAAAGAGACTATGATTCATAATGTCAAGTTGGCGACAACACTACCGCTCGCGAAACAAACAAACCTTCAGCTTTATCTCCTGCCTGAGCGGTCCTCAACGATTCCACTTTCtaaatcttcttctccgcgcgTTGACTTACGAGGATGACCTTTTCGAGATTTCGATCTTCGCGGCTCGGTGGCATGTTCAGTATGGGCCTCTCTATCGTACCGATCGAACTCGTCTGGCAGGCTCGGATCAACATCGGTTCGTTCTTGCCTTGAGATATTGCGGGCTCCTTTTTCCCGTAGATACTTCTCAAGAGCAATGGCATTACGCGTATTGCATTTGTACGCGGCGTCCGCTATGTCTCCCACAAACGGGACCAACCCGATAAGAAAGTCAATTATTATGTTTATCGTCATCCGCGTCCGAAGCCAAGTCGGAAGCCCTCCGTCGATGCCTTCGCAGGTCTTCAGAACCATCATTGCCAACGCCGCGTCGGCTGCGTCTCCAATGCTAGAAGCTAGTCAGGAAGAAGCCGTCGTGACTCGTGGAATCTTGACTTACAAAGGGATCAAGCCAATAACGCTGCCCCATCCAAACTTTAACCCACAAAGACTAAATAGAGCAAGGTCCAGCCTGTAGGCTCGTCGTTTAACGCGTGTGAGGACTTTACTATCATTTTCAGAGAGGCCAGGTGGGATGGCTTTGCGTCTTTTCTGTGTCTTCTTGCCAAAAGCGCGGCCAAGTCGCGATGCAGGGACTTCTTCAAAGTAGGGATCCTATGGTGTTGGCTTCTGTTAGACACAGTACGAATGGATCATAGCAGCCTTGGACTCACCTCTTGTCCAAAATGGTTTCTCGCAGACTCAGCGAGaatcttcttcccaacgAAGCTGAAAAGAAATGACATGGCTTGCAAGGAGCTCACAATATAGCAATTATTATACAAGAAAATATGTCTTAGATTGCTCTGTAGGCTATTATGCAAGTCCCTTTAGGAGAGAGTTGAGCTAGATTTGACTTCTACGTTAAATATACCTCAACAAGCGCCCTTGGGCAGACAGCAGACGTCATCATACCTGTTCTGCTCAGCTTTCATGTTAATCACGTGACGAACATGCCACAGCACCGCCACGCACTTGATAAGTCACCAGAGCTCGACCTCCGGCACACTGACAGGCTACGGCCAACTACTGACGCATCTATCTTTGTCTATTCGCTTAACCGCGTTTGTCGGTGACGGACAAACTGCTGCCTTTCATTGCTTGCGCTGTGCACCCGATTAGTGACTGTCCGCTTCAGGGTTGGCGCTTTGCAAGCACCTCTCCTTGAAGCTGCACGGTTGTTCACCAACTGCGTCTGTTGACGACGTACTTTTTACCACTGACCTCGGAGTATCACTCGGCCATAACAGGCCGTCTTGAAATGCCAAAGCACGCCCTTCACTATGACAGAAACAAAGATGCAACTGGAGGACTGTATGTCATGTTCTTTGTGGAATACCCCTCCCTGCTCTCCCGACACGGCACCAGTGCGCTAACAACGATCAAAAACAGGGCTAGATGACTTGTGCGTCCGCTTCATTATAAACCTGCCCCGTGAGGAACTGGAATCGGTTGAGCGAATATGTTTCCAAGTCGAAGAAGCACAATGGTTTTACGAAGATTTCATCCGGCCGTTAGACCCAGCCCTCCCTTCGCTTTCACTGAAGGCTTTCGCCTTGCGGATTTTCCAGCATTGTCCGCTTATGGCCAACTggtctcgatatcatcatATGACTGCCTTTTCTGAGTTCCTTGCCTATAAAACTCGCGTTCCTGTTCGTGGAGCAATCATGTTGAACCAAGAAATGGATCAGGTTGTTTTAgtcaagggctggaagaaGGGCGCTAACTGGAGTTTCCCTCGGGGGAAAATCAACAAGGACGAAAAAGATCTTGACTGCGCGATCCGGGAGGTATATGAGGAAACTGGATACGACGTACGAGAGGCGGGCTTGGTCCCGAACGATGAAAACGTCAAGTTTATTGAGATCACTATGCGCGAGCAGCATATGAGGCTGTATGTATTCCGCGGTGTGCCCCAAGATGCGTATTTCGAGCCTCGCACAAGGAAGGAGATCAGTAAGATTGAGTGGTGGAAGCTATCGGATCTGCCGACCCTGAAAAAGAGCAAGCAGTTTGATCAGGGACAGGCAGCTGCCAACGCGAACAAATTCTACATGGTCGCGCCTTTCCTGCATCCACTCAAGAAATGGATTgcacagcagaagaagctggatccGAGGACGAATTCAGACTCGAACCAGGTCCTGGTCGACGGGGAGATATCTATGGACGAGAACTATCAAACCAGTAATGCCAATCATGTGTCGAGCCAAGTATCTATGGAAGCAGCCGTTCCCAGCGACTTGCCAGAAGTGGCAGCATCTCACGATGCATCTGCACACCTCAAGCGACTCCTTAACgtcaatcccagccttcctACACCAAAACCTGTTCAAGCTTCATTCAATGCCGATCCAAATGTATCTAAATCTCACGCTCTTTTGGAACTTCTAAGGAGCGGCGCTTCCACGAATCCTCCACCAGGGGCTTCCCAGCTGCCAAGGGATGGACCGCATATGGCCGACCCTTTCTCTGGATTCTTTCCTGGCTTTCCTCAGCAATTCGAGCGGGTGGAGAAATCAACAAGGGCAGCACCTCCTTATCCTGACTACCCTCCATTTCCATTCTCTACAGCGAATCAACATGCACCTCAAATGCCGCAAAGTTTCCCAGCAGCCCACAGTCAGGGACTTTCGGCCGGCTACACAGGCCCGTTCAACTCATCTCACCAACTTCCCACCACATCACGGCTATTTCCGCCTGGATCCTATTCGGAACAGGCTCCAGCACTGGCACCCTATCAACGAACGGGCGATCCTCAGTTCTCTCAATCGACTCAGCCACgccaagttcaaggagcAGCTGTGCCGCCTGCTAGCAAACTGCCTCCACCAAAGCTTAACAGTCACTCGTTGGCACTCCTAAGCgtcttcaaggatgagaagaagcaaaCTCCTAAAGCTTCCCATGCAAGCCTAGTGCCGCAGGCTGAGGTGTCTCAAAACAATGAGCGCAAGCCTTCCCTCCATCAAGATCAATTGCTCAGCTTGCTGAAAGGATCCCCCGGTCCAACAAGCTCGCAACCGGCTTCAAAACTAGTGGAACTGTCGGCTCATCCTGCCTCGCCCGGTAAGAAGCAGATTCTACAACGTCCCAATGCTGCGTCAAATCCTAGCCAGCAGGCTCGTCAGACAGGAAAAGGTCCTTTGACATCTGCCACGGTTTCTGGCCCTTTGAACACGCCGCAATTTGAGGCTATCCCGAAGCCGTCTATCAGAAAAAGGAACGAGTCAAAGCGTCAAACAAGCCGAGACAGACAAACGCAACCTTTAGCTTCACCAATCACGATCCTACCCAGACCGCAGAGTGCTAAAAGGGAGCAAATGCCTAGTTCAGCTCCGacgcctccagctcaaatAACTGCGAGCCCCCGCTCTCGGTCCAACAAGGCAAAGTCTCCTTCGCCTCAAAAAACGTTCCAACCACAGATTCTACGTCGATCGGATAAGGTAGATATTTACGGGCTACTGCCAATACGACcgaaggagatggaagataGCAGTCAACCAATTAGTCTTGCTGAAGCTTCTGGGGCCAAGGCGGTTCCGAACTCGCAGGCTGATACTTATCGACGGCCAAGCCAGACACCTGCGCAGAGAGAAGCACTACTCTCCCTCTTCGGCAAATCTGGACCGTCTCCCAAACATTCGCCTGCGGAGTTGAACCTGCAAACTTCTTTGCCGAAACATTCGGCTACCCCTTCCGTTGTCAGCCCACTGACACCGCACCATCAACCGGCTGGCAGCGAACCCTCCAATAGTGACCGAGTTGCGTCCCCTGCAAATAAAGCATTTTTACTTGGATTTTTGGAAGGAGTCGCTAAAGGGAGCAAATGAGTTGTTTGATTGATATTGCTGAGCTGCATATGTCTGTGTTCTAGATCTGACATAGTACGATTATACGTTAACAGAGATCGCCTTCATTATAGTTTCAAAGCAATTATGTCATTGTAGCATACTGCCATGCCCCACCGCCTTAGTACCGCATCACCCATGTCTAGTCGATTTGTAACTTCTCTGCATCATTAATCTAGACAGCGTAGTCAGTATGATACGCACCGGAAAATATCCGCGTTCAATATGCGCCAGTTGCTCTTTCCGAGGGCGCTCGTTCTCGACAACCCGGCAGTCGCAGGGACCTCAACATCCACCGCAAACCGGATATGCTCGACTCACAAACCGGGGCTTAATCTCCATCACGGGCGTCGACAGCACTACATTTCTCCAGGGCCTAGTCACACAGAATATGTTTATTCCCAATGATCCAAACCGCAGAGTTCGACATACAGGCTCCTACGCTGCCTTCCTGAACTCCACCGGCCGAATCCTAAACGACGCCTTTATCTACCCTCTAACACAAGCGGATGAGCCAGCGTGGCTCGTGGAAGTCGACAAAGATCAGGTCCCCAAACTCCTGAAGCATCTGAAAAAGCATAAGCTGCGCGCGAAGTTGAAGCTCCGCGCACTAGATGACGGCGAGCGAACGGTCTgggcgagctggaagaaTCACTCTGAGCCGCGCTGGGCGGCATATAATCTGGAGTCGACTAGCTCTTCACCGTTCCCTGCGCATGCATCGATTGTCGGATGTGTCGATACGAGGGCACCCGGCTTCGGTTCCCGTCTTGTTGTTCCCGGTGATGGAGATTTACGGACATATTTTCAGGGCGAGGACGAGACGCATATTGCGGCCACGGGAGAGGAAGTTGACTTGGATACTTATACCGTTCGTCGTATGCTTCACGGTGTCGCCGAAGGCCAGTCCGAAATTATCTCCGAGTCAGCGCTGCCTTTAGAATGCAATATGGATATGATGCGGGGTGTTGACTTCCGGAAGGGATGCTATGTTGGCCAGGAACTCACCATCCGGACACATCACCGCGGTGTCGTACGGAAGCGCAT
Protein-coding sequences here:
- a CDS encoding putative integral membrane protein (Ptm1) (transcript_id=CADANIAT00002689) — encoded protein: MRSWIRTLGLSALLAGTAVANEAELGPDLSHRLQCSGMYSRKAWGGSVDPFILTKFAKSSPSDDRDPLVSLAIFEWADGHLIGRRASDDPEEPPSLICDEASVQAELSTGRSYMFKTVTTSVCFFARFLFGCLRSPVPVQNYITAILVFLILEQLMTWGFYVCMGYGVVKPSLGRTMVYVRILAITHFVFAVIYAIASLSITPEAAGILILFIELPLAATLTAFYVWTLSSLNATMKDLIDRKQKTKAMMYKKLWYCLLGSIIVLFGFIFINALAFASRSEEDFLPEHWKNRWFVLDGWLSIVYLADLAFIAYLWRPTANNRRFAMSDELAQDDDGFEIRSFNGALDEEDALGGLDEHSASEPRRDLSPVPPKPVPSAARTRESLDGETIFAVGEDGDKWSDDEDESPRNSTERKALTKDVD
- a CDS encoding protein ncs2 (transcript_id=CADANIAT00002690); translated protein: MVHGQVERLLTKPHPPPGFELHVLIVEPSSISPSNPSHRGAFQLLQQQFPHASFTQLPLHSVFDYVSGLNDILAEYVGPAFVDDTSLPSKERLDAFRASITSATSAADVDSVLLNRLIIAFARSLGCLGIIWGDSDDRLAAKTLANVSKGRGSSLTWQVSDGTSPFGLEFSFPLRDLFTAELQSYANFFPELLNIIIPDGPLSDNILTKNLSIDQLMMRYVSSQGAKYPGVMSNVTRTVNKLESSRMITDGLRCALCDTFICNPEGRQTMDLEERPTNHFCYACERSRPGLS
- a CDS encoding DUF4112 domain-containing protein (transcript_id=CADANIAT00002691); this encodes MSFLFSFVGKKILAESARNHFGQEDPYFEEVPASRLGRAFGKKTQKRRKAIPPGLSENDSKVLTRVKRRAYRLDLALFSLCGLKFGWGSVIGLIPFIGDAADAALAMMVLKTCEGIDGGLPTWLRTRMTINIIIDFLIGLVPFVGDIADAAYKCNTRNAIALEKYLREKGARNISRQERTDVDPSLPDEFDRYDREAHTEHATEPRRSKSRKGHPRKSTRGEEDLESGIVEDRSGRR
- a CDS encoding decapping enzyme complex catalytic subunit DCP2 (transcript_id=CADANIAT00002692), with amino-acid sequence MTETKMQLEDWLDDLCVRFIINLPREELESVERICFQVEEAQWFYEDFIRPLDPALPSLSLKAFALRIFQHCPLMANWSRYHHMTAFSEFLAYKTRVPVRGAIMLNQEMDQVVLVKGWKKGANWSFPRGKINKDEKDLDCAIREVYEETGYDVREAGLVPNDENVKFIEITMREQHMRLYVFRGVPQDAYFEPRTRKEISKIEWWKLSDLPTLKKSKQFDQGQAAANANKFYMVAPFLHPLKKWIAQQKKLDPRTNSDSNQVLVDGEISMDENYQTSNANHVSSQVSMEAAVPSDLPEVAASHDASAHLKRLLNVNPSLPTPKPVQASFNADPNVSKSHALLELLRSGASTNPPPGASQLPRDGPHMADPFSGFFPGFPQQFERVEKSTRAAPPYPDYPPFPFSTANQHAPQMPQSFPAAHSQGLSAGYTGPFNSSHQLPTTSRLFPPGSYSEQAPALAPYQRTGDPQFSQSTQPRQVQGAAVPPASKLPPPKLNSHSLALLSVFKDEKKQTPKASHASLVPQAEVSQNNERKPSLHQDQLLSLLKGSPGPTSSQPASKLVELSAHPASPGKKQILQRPNAASNPSQQARQTGKGPLTSATVSGPLNTPQFEAIPKPSIRKRNESKRQTSRDRQTQPLASPITILPRPQSAKREQMPSSAPTPPAQITASPRSRSNKAKSPSPQKTFQPQILRRSDKVDIYGLLPIRPKEMEDSSQPISLAEASGAKAVPNSQADTYRRPSQTPAQREALLSLFGKSGPSPKHSPAELNLQTSLPKHSATPSVVSPLTPHHQPAGSEPSNSDRVASPANKAFLLGFLEGVAKGSK
- a CDS encoding YgfZ/GcvT domain-containing protein (transcript_id=CADANIAT00002693); this translates as MIRTGKYPRSICASCSFRGRSFSTTRQSQGPQHPPQTGYARLTNRGLISITGVDSTTFLQGLVTQNMFIPNDPNRRVRHTGSYAAFLNSTGRILNDAFIYPLTQADEPAWLVEVDKDQVPKLLKHLKKHKLRAKLKLRALDDGERTVWASWKNHSEPRWAAYNLESTSSSPFPAHASIVGCVDTRAPGFGSRLVVPGDGDLRTYFQGEDETHIAATGEEVDLDTYTVRRMLHGVAEGQSEIISESALPLECNMDMMRGVDFRKGCYVGQELTIRTHHRGVVRKRILPVQLYNDGLGAISSSSDSPVYDPTVDIRLPPAGSNISKVSARKGRSAGKFLGGIGNIGLALCRLEMMTDIALTGEASQYSAEQEFKVSWEADAEVSHGQTLKSGEVKVKAIVPTWTREFILAGIAKSSAANNHEGHRARDYVEQLEEEESQR